Genomic window (Streptomyces sp. NBC_01210):
GGAGGGCTCCAGAAACACCGGCACGATGATCCGCGCGACCTTCGTGCTGCCGTCCTTGTTGAGCCGCAGCGCCCGGCCGATGTTCTGCACGATCTCCACCTGCGAGCCGCGGGTGTCCGCGAAGCAGACCGCTTCCACGCCCCGCTCGCCGGTGATGTCCACGCCCTCCCCAAGCACGCGAACGCTGGCGAGGAAGGCGCGGTGGACCCGGCGCCCGGCCGCGTCGATGCCGTTGGCGAACTGGCGCAGGACCTCGCGCCGCTCGGACACGAGGTGGTCGCCGCACAGCCACGCCGACCACACCCGGTCCGGGGGTACGTGGCGGCCGGCTTCCAGCTCGTAGAACTCCGCGTCGATCGACGACTTCGGCAGCCGGTCCGCGGCTGCCAGGTCGTCGTCGGAGGCGTCGTTCATGTACAGCTCGGCTGCGGTCTCGGGCAGCTTCTCCGCGAACGCGGCGGCCTCCTCCACCTTCTGGTGGAACGTCATGACCGTGCGCAGGTTGTACGCGGCGGCGTGCTCCAGGAGCGCGGTCTGCAGGAGCGCCAGGCGCCGGCCCCGCCGGGCCTCCTCCGACTCCCCGAGGACGGGCGAGGGATCGCGGATCTCCAGCACGTCGATCTCGAACCCGGCGAGGATCTCGCGCTCGATCGCCTCGCTCAGCCCGAGTTCTGCGAGCCACGCGCCGTACGTGCCCTCCGGGTCGTCGGCCATGGTCGCGATCTCCGCCTCCTGGCCGTCCGCGCCCCTCTGCGGCCGGGCCGCGGCCAGGATCCGTGGCGTCGCGGTCAGGTAGAGCCGGAAGTCCGCCGGGATGCGGGCGTTGTCATGGATCGCCGCCCACGGCCGCCCAAGATCACCGGCAGTTCCGTGGGCCTCATCCACGATCGCGAGGTCGAAGCCTGCCATCTGCTGGCCATACAGCCGCTCTCCGCCCGCCAGAGCGGCCTCCAGCGGCCCGCGAACCTTCCGCTGGACGGGTGCGTCGATGTCCTCGCGGTCCACGAGAGAGGCGTACGTGGCGAAGACGACGACCGGCCCGGATCCGGCCCACAGGGCGAGCTGGATCGGGTTGGTGGTGGTGCGCACCCCGAGCTCGTTCAGCACCGCATCGTTCTCCAGCGAGCACACCGCGACCATGGGGGAGCGGTGACCCACCGTCCGCCACGCCTGGGCGGTCTGCGCAAGCAGGTCCAGGGTCGGCACAGTGACGAGGATCCGGCCCTCGGGGAAGCACTCCAGCGCACTCGCGGCAGCCATGATCGTTTTGCCGGACCCGGTCGCTGACACGATCGTGCCACGGGCACCCTGAGGGGGCACAGATGACCTTGCAGGGAATCCGACCCACTTACGGAAAGCCGACTTCTGGTCGACCTGATGTTCCTTGAGCGGAATCCTGCTCATCGTCCGTCCTTTTCCGCCGTGTCGTACAGCCAGCTGTCGTGAAGCCTTTCCAGTGCGGTTTCCTCCTGGCCGTGCTTCGTCCAGATCCCTTCGACCCAGAGCGGAGTCGTTTCGATCCTCTCGCACAGAACGAAGCAGCCGGGCAGGTCGATCAGCACGAGCTCGCCCGCGAACATGCCGCCGGGCCCGTAGCGACGCCACAGCCGCTCCAGCCGCGCCCGGCGCTCGTGCAGGTACGTGTCCAGCGTCTGCGGGTAGGTCCCGCGCTCCGCGAGACGCACGGTCCGTAGGGCGACGTCCACGAGTTCCCGGGCCGACTCCTGGTCCCACTGCTCGGAGTTGGTGCCGGTCACGGCCGCGTAATGCTGCTCGCACACGGCGAGAACGCGGTCGACCAGATCCGCCGGCGCCTCGGCATCCTCGGCTTCGCGGGCCGCAGGACGGTCCCCGGTAGGGGTCTCGTGCCTGGGGAGCGGTTCCCCGGGAGAGGAAGCGCCGTCCACTTGCAGGCCGTGGTGATCGAGGTAGGCCAGGAGGAACAGGGCCAGGGCGCGGCCGGGGTCGCTGGCGTGCTCGATCCCAGGCGGCTTGCTGGTCCAGCCGAACGTGGCCTGGTGGGGCCGGGGGTGCACGCCGCTGGTGTGCGGGTCGGGGAAGACGACGGCGCGGGTGAAGAAGTCGTCCAGGCGGCTGAGGAGTTCCGCATCCGGGTTGTCCGGCTCACGGCCGCGCACGGTGGTGGTGGCGTTCTCCAGGATGGTGGTGAGGTACCGCCGGCGGGCGTCCTCCTGCTGCCGGAGCTCGCTGGAGCGGCTCTCCTCGACCACCTCCACCACGCGGTACATGCC
Coding sequences:
- a CDS encoding DEAD/DEAH box helicase, coding for MSRIPLKEHQVDQKSAFRKWVGFPARSSVPPQGARGTIVSATGSGKTIMAAASALECFPEGRILVTVPTLDLLAQTAQAWRTVGHRSPMVAVCSLENDAVLNELGVRTTTNPIQLALWAGSGPVVVFATYASLVDREDIDAPVQRKVRGPLEAALAGGERLYGQQMAGFDLAIVDEAHGTAGDLGRPWAAIHDNARIPADFRLYLTATPRILAAARPQRGADGQEAEIATMADDPEGTYGAWLAELGLSEAIEREILAGFEIDVLEIRDPSPVLGESEEARRGRRLALLQTALLEHAAAYNLRTVMTFHQKVEEAAAFAEKLPETAAELYMNDASDDDLAAADRLPKSSIDAEFYELEAGRHVPPDRVWSAWLCGDHLVSERREVLRQFANGIDAAGRRVHRAFLASVRVLGEGVDITGERGVEAVCFADTRGSQVEIVQNIGRALRLNKDGSTKVARIIVPVFLEPSEDPTDMVASASFRPLVAVLQGLRSHDERLVEQLASRALTSGKRKVHVRRDEDGQIVGAGGEGEDQEQDDDTQAAAEAALLHFSSPRDAATIAAFLRTRVYRPESLVWLEGYQALIRWRAENEITGLYAVPYDVETEVGVTKDFPLGRWVHQQRKALRAGELEERRKTLLDAPEAGMVWEPGEEAWENKLAALRSYRRATGHLAPRQDAVWGEGEAMVPVGQHMANLRRKGGLGKDPERAVERAKQLAAVDPDWNCPWPLDWQRHYRVLADLVDADGVLPTIEPGVLFEGDDLGKWLERQANSWAQLSTEQQERLSVLGVKPAERPAAAPAKKSAAGGPTKASAAFTRGVAALAQYIAREGAGKPVPRAHSEEIAVDGEAEPVSVRLGVFLSNTKARRGKLTDSQRAALAELGVEWA